One Clarias gariepinus isolate MV-2021 ecotype Netherlands chromosome 18, CGAR_prim_01v2, whole genome shotgun sequence genomic window carries:
- the ern2 gene encoding serine/threonine-protein kinase/endoribonuclease IRE1 gives MDRSRFACVCVFLLLCVSGQCEGGSSVTLPESLLFVSTLDGSLHAVSKQTGDIKWTLKEDPIIQVPVYLQEPGFLPDPNDGSLYVLGDKHKQGLMKLPFTIPELVQSSPCRSSDGILYTGKKQDMWFVVDPHTGEKQTSLSTASSDSICPSAPLLYIGRTEYMITMFDTKTQELRWNATYNDYSAPLYDDQKYDYKMSHFASSSDGLVVTVDRDSGDMLWMQKFESPVAGVYLWIQDRLQRVPHLTVATETLRYLTFMAQNSHSHTMRWTYQFTQEHQSTTKTQLVPSLYVGKMDSHLYASTSLVHEGVPVVPHSLTLARIEGPTTAGVTVGNGRGECEITPSTDVKIPPGSTNPLQNQWLLIGHHEVPPVAHTTMLREFPENLQRSGDVIHPRGSGSAYRPGAHPMPPVTRENSFPTFPDSLTSDPVTSFLVTLLLATLLVFLFTYKRVKNPQTRPEEEAAGSRPVIDHSSQTSQVSSTGNDITLSSDYSNQSDRSSSVSSNQTRPRSGTQDSAFVPTSNFFRESEDPQPDVVEVGKISFSPSEVLGHGTGGTFVFRGQFDGRHVAVKRILPECVEFAEREVQLLRESDEHPNVIRYFCTERDRQFIYIAIELCAATLQQYVEDPSGPYASLDAVTLLEQTMCGLNHLHSLNIVHRDLKPRNILLSTPGALGRVRAVISDFGLCKKLPDGRHSFSLRSGIPGTEGWIAPELLNGDEKGNPTSAVDVFSAGCLFYYVVSGGQHPFGDTLRRQANILSGVYSLENFMEDIQEDVIAKDLIEMMISADPESRPSTASVLKHPFFWRPDKQLQFFQDVSDRIEKEPAESPIVVRLESLGRSVVRTNWRMHISVPLQADLRKFRTYKGNSVRDLLRAMRNKKHHYHELPPEVQASLGDVPEGFVAYFTSRFPRLLLHTHTAMRICAPERPFQTYYHN, from the exons ATGGACCGAAGCCGcttcgcgtgtgtgtgtgtgtttctgctgctGTGTGTGAGCGGACAG tgtgAAGGAGGGAGCTCTGTCACTCTTCCTGAGTCACTGCTCTTCGTCTCCACACTCGATGGGAGTCTGCACGCCGTGAGCAAACAAACTGGCGACATCAAATGGACTCTGAAggaag ATCCAATCATCCAAGTTCCAGTTTATCTGCAAGA ACCAGGGTTCCTCCCAGACCCTAACGACGGCAGCCTGTACGTGTTAGGAGACAAACACAAGCAGGGTCTGATG AAACTTCCTTTCACTATACCAGAGCTGGTTCAGTCGTCTCCCTGCAGGAGCTCAGACGGCATCCTGTACACAG gtAAAAAACAGGACATGTGGTTTGTAGTGGATCCTCACACGGGTGAGAAACAGACGAGTTTAAGCACGGCGTCCTCCGATTCCATCTGTCCGTCGGCTCCTCTCCTTTACATCGGACGCACAG AGTACATGATCACGATGTTCGACACAAAGACCCAGGAGCTGCGCTGGAACGCCACCTATAACGATTACTCAGCTCCTCTCTACGACGACCAGAAATATGACTACA AGATGTCCCACTTCGCCTCGAGCAGCGACGGCCTGGTGGTGACGGTGGACCGCGACTCGGGCGACATGCTCTGGATGCAGAAGTTCGAGTCCCCCGTGGCGGGGGTGTACCTGTGGATTCAGGACAGGCTGCAGCGTGTGCCTCACCTCACCGTCGCCACGGAAACGCTGCGCTATCTCACCTTCATGGCGCAAAACAGTCACTCGCACACAATGAGGTGGACCTACCAGTTTACCCAGGAGCACCAGAGCACCACCAAAACCCAGCTTGT TCCCTCTCTGTATGTAGGGAAGATGGATTCTCACCTGTACGCCTCCACCTCTCTCGTCCATGAAGGAGTTCCTGTAGTG CCTCACAGCCTCACACTGGCACGTATCGAGGGGCCGACTACAGCGGGCGTGACGGTGGGGAACGGGCGGGGCGAGTGTGAGATCACGCCCAGTACTGATGTCAAGATCCCACCAGGAAGCACCAACCCGCTGCAGAACCAGTGGCTACTGatag GCCATCATGAAGTTCCCCCTGTGGCCCACACCACCATGCTGAGGGAGTTCCCAGAGAACCTGCAGCGCTCCGGTGACGTCATCCATCCTCGAGGCTCAGGTTCGGCGTATCGACCCGGAGCTCACCCT ATGCCTCCAGTCACACGTGAAAATTCGTTCCCCACGTTTCCGGACTCTTTGACCTCCGACCCGGTGACCTCATTCCTGGTGACGCTGCTGCTTGCCACGCTACTCGTCTTCTTGTTCACCTACAAGCGG gtcAAAAACCCCCAGACGAGACCCGAGGAGGAGGCGGCAGGTTCCAGACCCGTGATAGACCACAGCAGTCAGACGAGTCAGGTTTCATCCACAGGAAATGACATCACCTTGTCGTCAGATTACAGCAACCAGTCGGACCGCAGCAGTTCGGTCTCGTCCAATCAAACCCGGCCCCGCTCCGGCACTCAGGACTCCGCCTTTGTGCCGACGTCAAACTTTTTCAGAGAGTCAGAGG ATCCGCAGCCTGATGTGGTGGAAGTAGGCAAAATCTCCTTCAGCCCAAGTGAAGTGCTGGGACACGGGACAGGGGGGACCTTCGTCTTCAG aggtcAGTTTGACGGGCGTCACGTAGCAGTGAAGCGCATCCTGCCcgagtgtgtggagtttgccgAGCGTGAGGTTCAGCTGCTGCGCGAATCAGACGAGCATCCCAACGTCATCCGCTACTTCTGCACCGAGCGCGACCGCCAGTTCATCTACATCGCCATCGAGCTCTGCGCCGCCACCTTAcagcag TACGTGGAGGACCCGAGCGGCCCGTACGCCAGCCTTGACGCCGTGACTCTGCTGGAGCAGACCATGTGTGGACTCAACCACCTTCACTCGCTTAACATCG TTCACAGAGACCTGAAGCCTCGCAACATCCTGCTCTCGACCCCGGGAGCGCTCGGCCGGGTGCGAGCCGTCATCTCAGATTTCGGCCTTTGCAAGAAGCTTCCAGACGGCCGGCACAGCTTCAGCCTGCGCTCGGGAATCCCAGGAACGGAAGGATGGATCGCTCCGGAATTACTCAACGGGGACGAGAAGGGAAACCct acgagTGCGGTGGACGTGTTCTCCGCaggctgtttgttttattatgtgGTATCCGGAGGACAGCATCCGTTTGGAGACACGCTGCGGCGTCAGGCTAACATCCTCTCCGGAGTGTACAGTCTGGAGAACTTCATGGAGGAtatacagg AGGACGTCATTGCCAAAGATTTGATCGAGATGATGATCAGCGCAGACCCTGAGTCGCGCCCCTCCACTGCCTCCGTTCTCAAACACCCGTTTTTCTGGCGGCCAGATAAACAGCTGCAGTTCTTTCAG gatGTGAGCGATCGTATAGAAAAGGAGCCGGCGGAGAGCCCTATCGTGGTCCGTCTAGAGAGCTTGGGCCGATCTGTGGTCCGAACCAACTGGAGAATGCACATTTCAGTGCCCCTACAGGCCG ATCTGAGGAAGTTTCGCACATATAAAGGGAACTCAGTCAGAGACCTGCTTCGAGCAATGAGGAATAAA aagcATCATTACCACGAGCTTCCCCCTGAGGTTCAAGCATCGCTTGGTGACGTCCCAGAAGGCTTTGTAGCGTATTTTACCTCGCGCTTCCCGCGGTtactgctgcacacacacactgcaatgaGGATCTGCGCTCCGGAGAGACCGTTCCAAACGTATTACcacaactaa